The genomic segment GAAATGGCAGGTTATACGTTGCTTAGTCTCAGTATAGTTCCTAGGTTAGATATCCCAAATAAATGTTCTTGATCTATTAATTTTATCTATATACCACGTGTATTCAAATTTAACTCTCTTATTAAAAAAAGGGCCAAAAAGCAAACCTTTATTCTTGCAGGTTCCATTATTTCTATCTTAATTTCATTATGATATTTTGATTAGACGTATATATTGCCATTGCGCCTATATGCTTGTAACCTTACAAAGGATCTTTGGCTGTTTTTGTCTCAATTCTGTCAGAATGCTCAAAGGGCGCAGCTTTCCTGGGAAGGTTTTGCTAACCCGACGATCTGAGCCTCTTTCACCTCCTGACTTTTCACCACGCTTTGAGAATGATCGTGATGAAGATGAGCGTAATGAAGGTTCACAGGAGGTACTTTGCTATTAGTTTTATTGCTTTCAACTTGTAAAGAAGATATGATAACAGATGGAATTATAATTGTGCAGGGAGAAGGCCAGTCATCTGGAAGCGCATCTGACAGCGCAAGTGCAAAGAAATTAAATCTTCCATCAACAAGTAGCACAAATTCTTTACCAGATGCCCAAGGACTAGTTTCTGGGGCTAGAGCTACAGATTCTGCAAGAATTGCTAAGTTCACGATGGAACTGTCTAGACCAGCTGTTATATTAGGTATGCAGATTATTCTTCGAAGTATATAAGATTGAATTGATCATCAATTGTGTGTGCAATAAGAGTATTTCAGAAGTATTAATCACATTCATTTTCTTATATTGAGCATGGTCGATCATTTCTAATTTCCCatttggttgtttttcttgtcaTTTTGGTCATGAAGGCAAAAGATCAAAAGTAGTAAAATTTATCTACGATGACAATCTAATGAGTGGTTAttccctgttttttttttggagctATGTTTTTCACTTCTGTTTATGAATTAAGCTGGTTCTTGTTGACGATACAAGTTATTTCAAATACTGGGAACACTAGTGATTCAGTGTCTAATGTTCACTGCTGATTTTTCTTATACCCATAAACCAAGAAGTTGTAATGTTGCCCTCTGTTTTCGTTAGTAGGAAGAGTATCTTCATGTATTGTTTAGAcgatatatgattttttttttcaaaaagtgTCCGATCAGcgccttccccccccccccccccccccactttgCACCATATAGTCGGTTCATTTACAAGTGAACATCCGTTCTTTCTACCTTAAATATGCTCAATCAATAAAAGTAAAAGAACAACCCATCAATTTCTATCTCAGAGTTCATTCTCATTAGGTTCTAGATTAATTGTCAACTTTTAATATGTCTTTTGATTCTTCTAGATTATCTTGAATTCATTTGACATCCACTGTTTATCCTCCATTATGTAGACAAATTGCGTGAATTATCTTGGAGCGGTGTGCCCCCATATATGCGACCTAACATATGGAGGCTTCTTTTGGTGAGTAGACATGATTAGTGTAAACATCATGTGACCTCTTTTGAATGTGCTGTTTCAATTTTTGAATTTAATATAGCTGGTTACAGGGACACGCACCACCGAATAAAGATAGGCGAGAAGGTGTTCTAACAAGAAAAAGACTTGAGTATGTAGAATGTGTTTCTCAATATTATGATATTCCGGATAGTGAACGCTCAGATGAAGAGATTACTATGCTTCGCCAGGTAACTTTTTTGGCTTCAAACTTACAGGCTCACTCCCTCACCCTATTTTCTTAAAAACAATCATCTTACAATCACATGTTGGCCTGTAGATCGCAGTTGATTGCCCAAGAACTGTACCTGATGTTACATTTTTTCAGAACCCTCAAATTCAGAAATCTCTAGAACGCATCTTATATACATGGTAAGGTGTGAACTTGGCTGGTTCGTTTTTATTTGTTCACCAGTGAAAAAATATGCATCTTGTCACGTTTTAATGAATCATTTTTCCTCCTGGTGATAGTCGGCCTAGTGCAATTATGCTTGTTGTCAGTGTGGAAATTACTAGCTTTTGTGAAAATTATCTTTTTCCATTGCAACTTTATGTGCTCTGTGGAAAGCTTGATTAAGTGGACAGAATTATGCACCGAATGTGCTCTTGTCTTAATTCCTTATAACTAGTTTGCCATAGATTGAGTCTTAGTTTTCTTGATATCTTAATATATGAATCTCAATCCTGAACGCTTTTCAAATTATTGCACTATTATGATTATTTGATTCTGTTCACATAGATTCTCTATCTCACCCACATGCAGACCATTTCTGTCTGCGCAAACACGATTTCTTCATTTTCTAGTACTTACATATCTTCGGTCTTTGTGCTAGTATATAACCTGTATTGAGTGTACTTTTTCTTGACACTTAATGTATTCCaagtttattttcttgttttggCAGTAACATGGCTCTTTTAATCCTTTGAGAAAATTCTCATCTACATGCAGACCAGCTCTGACTTGGCGCAAACATGACTTTTACTACATATTTTCATCCTTTGCCTATTTTATTCGTATTTGATACAGCCAGGGTTATAGTTGTTATTTGATTTTCTTCATTATTCATTAATATGGCAATTTCAGGGCCATTCGTCACCCAGCAAGTGGCTATGTTCAAGGAATAAATGACCTTGTTACGCCATTCTTGGTCGTGTTCTTATCAGAGCACCTAGAGGGCAACATGGACACTTGGTCTATGGACGATCTTTCACCGCAAGACATTTCTAACATAGAAG from the Phragmites australis chromosome 19, lpPhrAust1.1, whole genome shotgun sequence genome contains:
- the LOC133900637 gene encoding GTPase-activating protein gyp1-like isoform X1; this translates as MSGSGGGGGGGGGGGGGGSPNNMEWRFNQTLRNVQGMLKGRSFPGKVLLTRRSEPLSPPDFSPRFENDRDEDERNEGSQEGEGQSSGSASDSASAKKLNLPSTSSTNSLPDAQGLVSGARATDSARIAKFTMELSRPAVILDKLRELSWSGVPPYMRPNIWRLLLGHAPPNKDRREGVLTRKRLEYVECVSQYYDIPDSERSDEEITMLRQIAVDCPRTVPDVTFFQNPQIQKSLERILYTWAIRHPASGYVQGINDLVTPFLVVFLSEHLEGNMDTWSMDDLSPQDISNIEADCYWCLSKFLDGMQDHYTFAQPGIQRLVFRLKELVRRIDEPVSKHIEEQGLDFLQFAFRWFNCLLIREIPFHLVTRLWDTYLAEGDYLPDFLVYISASFLLTWSDKLQKLDFQEMVMFLQHLPTRTWAHHELEMVLSRAYMWHTMFKSSPSHLAS
- the LOC133900637 gene encoding GTPase-activating protein gyp1-like isoform X2, with amino-acid sequence MSGSGGGGSPNNMEWRFNQTLRNVQGMLKGRSFPGKVLLTRRSEPLSPPDFSPRFENDRDEDERNEGSQEGEGQSSGSASDSASAKKLNLPSTSSTNSLPDAQGLVSGARATDSARIAKFTMELSRPAVILDKLRELSWSGVPPYMRPNIWRLLLGHAPPNKDRREGVLTRKRLEYVECVSQYYDIPDSERSDEEITMLRQIAVDCPRTVPDVTFFQNPQIQKSLERILYTWAIRHPASGYVQGINDLVTPFLVVFLSEHLEGNMDTWSMDDLSPQDISNIEADCYWCLSKFLDGMQDHYTFAQPGIQRLVFRLKELVRRIDEPVSKHIEEQGLDFLQFAFRWFNCLLIREIPFHLVTRLWDTYLAEGDYLPDFLVYISASFLLTWSDKLQKLDFQEMVMFLQHLPTRTWAHHELEMVLSRAYMWHTMFKSSPSHLAS